One part of the Treponema sp. OMZ 787 genome encodes these proteins:
- the greA gene encoding transcription elongation factor GreA: MSDIQKQLIEMLNEEKWTRAAIGNYTTKNFEDLYKLVSTAKKEGVVNEVKEICDEHLTHTKNSIIALYISSIISLSNQLLDDSNVVSLIEIFTDNHRTQIVEYLCKKVLEYGESKYALRTLAECYKSAGSEDIYDIWERLVKVDYDEAEIAKLLAEKYEKDGNTEKSIEYYKKALYRFINRKQINGVKEIWSKLVTLIPDEIDFFFRIQAKITGTIDNGRNLILMQDVYQYYKENENWNICIDILKLILSYDEKDAWAREEITECFKNKYKDHSQLDECIKVSDITQPWRPVFDAIADFEKHISFDTGSFVFHRTWGVGHIKSIKDDELLIRFAKKQKQSGDNIHSMSLKMGITALQTLDKEHIWVLKSTVSKEILTKKIKSDPEWALKVIIKSFDNNCDMKRIKQELVPSLLTAGEWTSWNTKARKVLKENPMFGINPDNIDFYSVRQRPIAAEEKLSNEFKAQKNFFARIELLNAYDTSDACDDESDTFREMLDYFEGFLKAFSQVNEQVICAYILVKEFISDKQLISAVKQYNFAELYSRIEDPMEVYSQIKDKVSIKGQTLRQKFLKYIKNLIPNWEKEYIRLFPTVLSSEILDALIEAGSTDDVKNLVKDCFENYRIYRSAVIWFFKNIQEEEWFKELGISVEQQLIVLIHILDITYREIASRRNTTENRKINHQVHTILFGKDELLQNFIMQSDVDTITRLYTLIGDIKDLEPMIKMNIRSKIVEKHKDFKFYEIEEKTATVHGLIVTAKMLDLKNKELIDIRDVKIPQNAKDIGFALSLGDLRENAEYKAAKEEQTRLNNALTRLQDELDRAQIFDPTTATAKKVYFGSHVKILNNLTNKEEEYTILGPWESDPANGIISYMSPLGNGLFNRKQGEDVEFEVNDEKRSYKIIDISIANLK, translated from the coding sequence ATGTCTGATATACAAAAACAATTGATAGAGATGCTCAATGAAGAAAAATGGACTAGAGCAGCTATAGGCAACTACACAACAAAGAATTTTGAAGATCTATATAAATTAGTATCGACCGCAAAAAAAGAAGGTGTTGTGAATGAGGTCAAAGAGATATGTGATGAACATTTGACTCATACAAAAAACAGTATAATCGCCCTTTATATTTCAAGTATAATTTCTCTTTCAAATCAACTTTTGGACGATTCAAATGTTGTAAGCTTAATCGAAATATTTACCGACAACCACAGAACACAAATAGTTGAATATTTGTGTAAAAAGGTTCTCGAATACGGAGAATCTAAGTATGCCCTTAGAACATTGGCGGAATGTTATAAATCTGCAGGAAGTGAAGACATTTATGATATTTGGGAACGCTTGGTCAAGGTAGACTATGACGAAGCCGAGATAGCAAAGCTATTAGCCGAAAAATATGAAAAAGACGGAAATACCGAAAAATCTATAGAATATTATAAAAAAGCCTTATACCGCTTTATAAACCGCAAACAAATAAACGGGGTAAAAGAAATCTGGTCAAAACTCGTTACCTTAATACCTGACGAAATTGATTTCTTCTTCCGCATACAGGCTAAGATTACAGGCACTATAGATAACGGCCGTAATCTTATTTTGATGCAGGATGTGTACCAGTACTATAAAGAAAATGAAAATTGGAATATCTGTATAGATATTTTAAAACTCATCCTTTCTTACGATGAAAAAGATGCTTGGGCTCGTGAAGAAATTACCGAGTGTTTTAAAAATAAGTATAAAGATCATAGCCAGCTTGATGAGTGTATCAAAGTTTCCGATATAACCCAGCCTTGGAGACCTGTTTTTGATGCTATAGCAGACTTTGAAAAACATATCTCCTTTGATACAGGCTCCTTTGTCTTCCACAGAACATGGGGTGTAGGCCATATTAAGTCCATCAAAGATGATGAGCTTTTAATAAGATTTGCAAAAAAACAAAAGCAAAGCGGCGACAATATCCACTCTATGAGTCTTAAAATGGGTATAACAGCCCTCCAAACCTTGGATAAAGAGCATATCTGGGTATTAAAATCTACTGTCAGCAAGGAAATTCTTACAAAGAAAATCAAGAGCGATCCCGAATGGGCATTGAAGGTTATCATAAAGAGTTTTGACAACAACTGCGACATGAAAAGAATTAAGCAGGAACTTGTACCTTCTCTTTTAACGGCCGGAGAATGGACTAGCTGGAATACAAAGGCTAGAAAGGTCTTAAAAGAAAATCCGATGTTCGGAATTAATCCTGATAATATAGATTTTTACAGTGTAAGACAGCGTCCCATTGCTGCTGAAGAAAAACTTTCAAACGAATTTAAAGCTCAAAAGAACTTTTTTGCAAGAATTGAGCTTCTTAATGCTTATGATACCTCTGATGCCTGTGATGACGAATCCGATACATTCAGAGAAATGCTTGACTATTTTGAGGGCTTCCTAAAAGCCTTTAGTCAGGTAAATGAGCAAGTTATTTGTGCCTATATCCTTGTTAAAGAATTTATTTCGGACAAACAACTGATTTCGGCAGTAAAGCAATATAACTTTGCAGAACTTTACAGCCGTATTGAAGACCCGATGGAAGTATATTCTCAAATAAAGGATAAGGTTTCGATAAAGGGTCAGACTCTTCGTCAAAAATTCTTAAAGTACATCAAAAACCTTATTCCGAATTGGGAAAAAGAGTATATCAGACTCTTCCCCACAGTTTTATCTTCAGAGATCTTGGATGCCCTGATAGAAGCCGGCTCAACCGATGATGTAAAGAATTTGGTAAAAGATTGTTTTGAAAACTACCGCATTTACAGAAGTGCCGTTATTTGGTTCTTTAAAAATATTCAGGAAGAAGAATGGTTTAAGGAGCTTGGCATCAGTGTAGAGCAGCAGCTTATAGTGCTTATCCATATTCTTGATATTACATACCGCGAAATTGCATCAAGAAGAAACACAACCGAAAACCGAAAAATCAATCACCAGGTACATACAATCCTCTTCGGAAAGGATGAGCTTTTACAAAACTTTATCATGCAAAGCGATGTCGATACAATAACCAGACTTTACACCCTTATTGGCGATATTAAAGACCTCGAGCCGATGATTAAGATGAATATTAGATCCAAAATTGTTGAAAAGCATAAGGATTTTAAATTCTACGAAATCGAAGAAAAGACCGCTACGGTTCACGGCTTGATTGTTACAGCCAAGATGCTTGATCTTAAAAACAAAGAACTCATCGATATTAGGGATGTTAAAATTCCGCAAAATGCAAAAGATATCGGTTTTGCTCTTTCACTCGGCGACTTGCGTGAAAACGCCGAATACAAGGCTGCAAAAGAAGAGCAGACCCGACTCAACAATGCTCTTACAAGGCTGCAGGATGAACTTGATAGGGCTCAAATATTTGATCCCACCACTGCAACAGCAAAGAAAGTTTATTTTGGAAGTCATGTAAAGATATTAAACAATTTGACAAATAAAGAAGAAGAGTATACAATTTTAGGACCATGGGAATCTGATCCTGCAAACGGTATCATTTCTTATATGTCGCCTTTAGGAAACGGATTGTTCAACCGCAAACAAGGGGAAGATGTTGAATTTGAAGTAAATGACGAAAAAAGGAGCTATAAGATTATAGATATTTCTATTGCGAATTTGAAATAG
- a CDS encoding vWA domain-containing protein: MFKRISLCLFLFVLFIPIFAQSNAKTNAEIVILMDTSGTILPYYEDINNRVLAEINNKFVRKGDTVHILSFNADARYEMSQKINSEKDMSRVVSRFLLLYHLGKSSDFLTGLQYARQYGANLSDKNEKILIIISDGIFNPPASSPYKNYTDDQIKNEIGLLAGSIRKKGWKVYYVKLPYPADAVIRGLDGEEFYNSGRSYAEGGSGSSAAQGTGRSSAGSSTSGTSGSSSGAGGYAGRIGGGNSGQGGSGDAGTGQGSLTDVSKAFKEASGASGSELPQDKNEKFTITENAEILPVIRFPDEGLEAHGNKLDFSFEVTNNSDEDVELHLTHIVIDNGINTSKIPVDSQNTKIKPGEKDAVIRVSALLPPEYKEGNYNLIMRLEFADGKRVLPQVMETSLAVFPTSFQKLKDSNALLFILLGIILLLLLIFFIIFFARRKGSSTQSNKARYASAGNQPNYQEEDKRYPHKLSEEDDHANRLNEFNAAASAYPDGKNFSGTGTSMYSADTLDRVASQRQDDEVLRRRVLAASFASKEPRGTYMSPANFFETIEIKRNKSGMTEIYVLNQNRNIGRRNIHVMKPGTSLTLGGGKTDNFLIFLVPFPSNLAQVRYDGQNYNLAILKPKYFPYEKSNIVNNCIGKTITLVSDKGYHVYFTFREYENPTEKLNSILTSIKYDK, from the coding sequence ATGTTTAAAAGAATTTCTCTGTGTTTGTTTTTGTTTGTTCTTTTTATTCCTATCTTTGCCCAATCCAATGCTAAAACAAATGCCGAAATCGTAATCTTAATGGATACATCAGGAACTATCCTTCCCTATTACGAGGATATAAATAATCGGGTTTTGGCTGAAATTAACAATAAATTTGTAAGAAAGGGCGATACTGTACACATTTTATCCTTTAATGCTGATGCACGCTATGAAATGTCCCAAAAAATTAACAGCGAAAAGGATATGTCCAGGGTTGTTTCAAGGTTTTTACTTTTATACCATCTTGGAAAAAGCTCGGATTTTTTAACGGGACTTCAATATGCCCGCCAATATGGTGCTAACTTATCCGATAAAAATGAAAAAATATTGATTATAATATCCGACGGAATCTTTAATCCTCCCGCTTCAAGTCCATATAAAAATTATACCGACGATCAGATAAAAAATGAGATAGGTCTTCTTGCAGGAAGTATCAGAAAAAAAGGCTGGAAGGTTTATTATGTTAAACTTCCTTATCCTGCCGATGCGGTAATACGCGGCTTGGATGGCGAAGAATTTTATAATTCAGGCCGAAGCTATGCAGAAGGAGGCAGCGGCAGTTCCGCGGCTCAAGGTACCGGCAGATCTTCTGCAGGAAGCTCAACCTCAGGAACATCCGGTTCTTCTTCGGGTGCGGGCGGATATGCCGGAAGAATCGGCGGCGGTAATTCCGGTCAGGGCGGCTCCGGCGATGCCGGAACAGGACAGGGCAGTTTGACCGATGTTTCAAAGGCTTTTAAAGAAGCCTCCGGGGCATCAGGCAGCGAGCTTCCCCAAGATAAAAATGAAAAATTTACAATTACTGAAAATGCGGAAATCTTGCCCGTAATCCGTTTTCCCGATGAGGGGCTTGAAGCTCATGGGAATAAGCTTGATTTTTCATTTGAAGTAACAAACAATTCCGATGAAGATGTAGAGCTGCATTTAACTCATATTGTAATAGATAACGGCATCAATACTAGCAAAATCCCTGTTGATTCTCAAAATACAAAGATTAAGCCTGGCGAAAAGGATGCGGTTATTCGGGTTTCGGCCCTTCTTCCTCCGGAATATAAGGAAGGTAATTATAATCTGATTATGAGGCTTGAGTTTGCAGATGGAAAAAGGGTTTTGCCTCAGGTTATGGAAACCTCATTGGCCGTATTCCCTACAAGTTTCCAAAAGCTTAAGGACTCAAATGCTCTTTTGTTTATTCTTCTTGGAATTATCCTGCTTCTTCTACTTATATTTTTCATTATATTCTTTGCAAGGAGAAAGGGTTCTTCGACTCAGTCAAATAAGGCCCGGTATGCCTCGGCAGGAAATCAGCCTAATTATCAGGAAGAGGATAAGAGGTATCCTCATAAATTATCCGAAGAAGATGACCATGCAAACCGTTTAAATGAGTTTAATGCTGCTGCATCTGCCTATCCTGACGGAAAAAACTTTTCCGGTACCGGAACTTCTATGTACTCTGCGGATACTTTGGATAGAGTTGCATCTCAACGACAGGATGATGAAGTTTTACGCAGGCGTGTTTTGGCGGCTTCTTTTGCATCAAAGGAACCTAGGGGAACATATATGTCTCCTGCCAACTTCTTTGAAACAATAGAGATAAAGCGTAATAAATCCGGCATGACAGAGATTTATGTTTTAAATCAAAATAGAAACATAGGAAGGCGTAATATTCATGTTATGAAACCCGGAACAAGCTTAACATTGGGCGGCGGAAAGACCGATAATTTCTTAATCTTCTTGGTACCCTTTCCTTCGAATTTGGCTCAGGTTAGGTATGACGGGCAAAATTATAATCTGGCTATTCTTAAGCCTAAGTATTTTCCCTATGAAAAGTCAAATATTGTAAATAACTGTATCGGTAAAACCATTACCCTTGTTTCCGATAAGGGGTATCATGTTTACTTTACATTTAGGGAATATGAAAACCCTACCGAAAAATTAAACAGTATTTTAACATCGATAAAGTACGATAAGTAA
- a CDS encoding ankyrin repeat domain-containing protein gives MQNLILKTKKMFISAFVITLITANFMSCKTAPEPKEESLIDLIKAGKSAELQERLNSSALNMKDEDGNSLLHIAAIQNDTMILRFLINMDANIEAKNNMGATPLAAALNNEAYDAVKVLIEYNANIFAQDNEGEKPFYTACKNNVPNLILSSQTLKQKDENHDTALHLAVKAIDKQLTEQILAIETTETKYNKEGLSPLGIAYKYNDFEVSAEIASMLLLAGIQPMGKNFSEFETASLARNYSMRFGDGETLLHIFARKGYTGFLKFLIKKNIPIDVKDASSSTALHEAVYNGNVEAALLLLQAGADPNSRNSSGNTALHLVMPEASRSKLVSELIKAGANPNLKDNYGETPLHIASRVGMNDEILDLLLKAGADINERNKKGQTPLILAIERNQTQQANFLINHGADIHAEDKSGESAFIHAVNIGLPMVQYVVTEKNSTDRDSTGSTPLHLAISRKASKDIIYYLIEKKSLINTRNKIGNAPLHIAAENNYREAGEILIANNADIFNSNLNGDSPLKFAMTLRGGREDWMINSHTIGAKDGAGNTPLHLVAEWQILPMIPYLIDKGADINARNANYETPLFNAVRADSPEAVKALLGDGVSKKADLDARDFLGNTVLHAAVRWSAYKSANFILSKNTEEHKRLINSKNLAGKTVLHEAAKQGEVKFINIFLKADIDINAADETGRSPLSEAVIANQIEAIDLLLQNGASPVQQDMYGKTPLHEAVDISEESITLIRNAGGNPLARDAYGKTPFVLALNKSTKTVDLVLGNDSLLTDTDGDTPLHIAVKERVKPEYFETVMKKRYPLNKRNKNGETAILLAVQNSQKELTRALLAGGADPFIVNNKGVSAITEIFTNNTDLAPAAAEFSLNQTDTLGEGILHYAAKFADAKTVKELLALPGINLDVKNTAGETPYRVALRWNRSEIADLLKTE, from the coding sequence ATTTTATGTCATGTAAAACAGCTCCTGAGCCTAAAGAAGAAAGTTTGATTGATCTTATAAAGGCAGGAAAATCGGCAGAATTGCAAGAAAGACTTAACAGTTCAGCCTTAAATATGAAGGACGAAGATGGAAACAGTCTTTTACACATTGCAGCTATTCAAAATGATACCATGATTTTACGCTTTTTAATAAACATGGACGCAAACATAGAAGCAAAAAACAATATGGGGGCAACACCTTTGGCCGCAGCTCTAAACAATGAGGCTTATGATGCGGTTAAAGTTCTTATCGAGTACAATGCAAATATATTTGCTCAAGATAATGAGGGCGAAAAGCCTTTCTATACGGCATGTAAAAATAATGTTCCCAATTTGATTCTAAGCTCTCAAACCTTAAAACAAAAAGATGAAAACCACGATACAGCCCTTCATCTTGCGGTAAAAGCTATAGATAAACAGCTTACAGAGCAAATCTTAGCCATCGAAACTACTGAAACCAAGTACAATAAAGAAGGCTTAAGTCCCCTCGGTATCGCATACAAATACAATGATTTTGAAGTTTCAGCCGAAATTGCATCAATGCTTTTACTTGCCGGTATACAGCCGATGGGAAAAAATTTTAGCGAATTTGAAACGGCATCGCTTGCCCGAAATTACTCAATGCGTTTCGGAGACGGAGAAACTCTTCTTCACATTTTTGCAAGAAAGGGATACACCGGATTTTTAAAATTTTTAATTAAAAAAAATATTCCCATTGATGTAAAAGATGCTTCAAGCTCAACGGCTTTGCACGAAGCCGTTTATAACGGAAATGTAGAAGCCGCACTCTTATTATTGCAAGCGGGGGCCGATCCCAACAGCCGTAACTCATCAGGTAACACAGCCCTCCATCTGGTCATGCCGGAAGCCTCCCGCTCAAAACTGGTTAGCGAGCTTATAAAAGCCGGTGCCAACCCTAACCTTAAAGATAATTATGGAGAAACGCCTCTCCATATTGCATCAAGGGTCGGAATGAATGACGAAATTCTTGATCTCCTCTTAAAAGCAGGAGCCGACATAAATGAAAGAAACAAAAAAGGACAAACTCCTCTTATTTTGGCAATCGAAAGAAACCAAACACAGCAAGCTAATTTTTTAATAAATCATGGTGCCGATATCCATGCCGAAGACAAGTCGGGGGAGTCCGCCTTTATTCATGCCGTAAACATAGGTCTTCCGATGGTACAGTATGTAGTAACCGAAAAAAACAGCACTGATAGAGATTCAACAGGTTCAACACCTCTTCACTTGGCTATAAGCCGCAAAGCAAGCAAGGATATTATTTACTATCTGATAGAAAAAAAGAGCTTAATCAATACGCGTAATAAGATAGGAAACGCACCTCTTCATATAGCAGCCGAAAACAACTACCGCGAAGCAGGGGAAATATTAATCGCAAACAATGCCGATATATTCAATTCAAACCTAAACGGCGATAGTCCTTTAAAATTTGCAATGACCTTACGCGGCGGCAGAGAAGACTGGATGATAAATTCTCACACAATAGGGGCAAAAGACGGAGCAGGAAATACACCGCTTCATCTTGTTGCAGAATGGCAAATCTTACCTATGATACCATATTTAATCGATAAGGGAGCAGACATAAATGCAAGAAATGCAAATTACGAAACGCCTCTTTTTAATGCAGTCAGAGCTGACAGCCCAGAAGCAGTAAAAGCCTTGTTAGGCGATGGGGTCTCAAAAAAAGCCGATTTAGACGCAAGAGATTTTTTAGGGAATACGGTTTTGCATGCAGCAGTAAGATGGTCAGCATATAAATCTGCAAATTTTATTTTAAGCAAGAATACTGAAGAACATAAAAGACTGATAAATTCAAAAAACCTTGCAGGAAAAACCGTTTTACATGAAGCAGCCAAACAAGGCGAAGTAAAATTTATCAATATCTTCTTAAAAGCAGACATTGACATAAATGCCGCAGATGAAACCGGCCGATCCCCATTATCGGAAGCCGTCATTGCAAATCAAATAGAAGCTATAGACTTATTGCTTCAAAACGGAGCTTCTCCCGTTCAGCAGGATATGTACGGAAAAACGCCCTTGCATGAAGCTGTGGATATTTCTGAAGAAAGCATAACACTCATACGGAATGCAGGAGGCAATCCATTAGCCAGAGATGCCTATGGAAAAACACCCTTTGTTCTAGCCCTAAACAAAAGCACAAAAACTGTAGATCTTGTGCTTGGAAATGACAGCCTCTTAACCGATACTGACGGCGACACTCCTTTGCACATAGCGGTAAAAGAAAGGGTAAAACCTGAATATTTTGAAACAGTTATGAAAAAAAGGTATCCTTTAAATAAACGGAACAAAAACGGAGAGACGGCTATTTTACTCGCAGTTCAAAACAGCCAAAAAGAATTAACCAGAGCTCTCTTAGCCGGAGGAGCGGATCCTTTTATCGTCAACAATAAGGGAGTGTCTGCTATAACGGAAATTTTTACAAATAACACTGACCTTGCCCCTGCGGCGGCCGAGTTCTCATTAAATCAAACCGACACACTTGGCGAAGGAATACTTCACTATGCCGCAAAATTTGCAGATGCTAAAACGGTAAAAGAACTTTTGGCCCTCCCCGGAATAAATCTTGATGTAAAAAATACGGCAGGAGAAACACCTTACCGGGTAGCCCTAAGATGGAACAGAAGTGAAATAGCAGACCTTTTAAAAACCGAATAA